A part of Podarcis muralis chromosome 15, rPodMur119.hap1.1, whole genome shotgun sequence genomic DNA contains:
- the C1QBP gene encoding complement component 1 Q subcomponent-binding protein, mitochondrial: MLLARALRSAALSAVARRPIQPRPLLSLQPSSAAPPGPAVAFASAVSRPFTRSLWVLRGAGQGPSRLLLRPGSPSVSCACGGLHTDGDKAFAEFLTDEIKEEKKIQKHKSLPKMSGGWELDVHGTEAKLVRKVAGETVTVSFNINNSIPPSFDEAQEGQKPDEQEPELTSTPNFVVEVTKDDTKQTLVLDCHYPEDEVAPGEEEDSDIFSIREVSFQPTGDSEWRDNHYTLNTDSLDWALYDHLMDFLADRGVDNTFADELVDLSTALEHREYIRFLEDLKLFVKCQ; encoded by the exons ATGCTGCTCGCTCGCGCCCTGCGCTCCGCCGCCCTCTCCGCCGTGGCGCGCCGCCCGATCCAGCCCCGGCCGCTGCTGTCCTTGCAGCCCAGCTCGGCGGCGCCTCCCGGCCCGGCCGTCGCCTTCGCCTCCGCCGTCTCCCGGCCCTTCACCCGCTCGCTGTGGGTGCTGCGCGGCGCCGGCCAAGGCCccagccgcctcctcctccggccGGGCTCGCCTTCCGTCTCCTGCGCCTGCGGCGGCCTCCACACCGATG GTGACAAAGCTTTTGCAGAGTTCCTCACGGATGAAatcaaagaagagaagaaaatccAGAAGCACAAGTCCCTCCCCAAGATGTCTGGAGGGTGGGAGCTGGACGTGCACGGCACAGAGGCCAAGCTAGTGCGGAAGGTAGCTGGTGAAAC GGTCACAGTTTCGTTCAACATTAACAACAGCATCCCGCCGAGCTTCGATGAGGCTCAGGAAGGGCAGAAGCCGGATGAGCAAGAG CCTGAGCTCACGTCGACCCCAAACTTCGTTGTAGAAGTCACCAAAGACGACACCAAGCAGACGCTTGTGCTGGATTGCCACTACCCTGAGGACGAG GTTGctcctggagaagaagaagacagtgacATCTTCTCTATCCGAGAGGTCAGCTTCCAGCCCACCGGAGACTCAGAATGGAGAGACAATCATTACACCCTCAACACAGACTCTCTCGATTGG GCTCTGTACGACCACCTGATGGACTTCTTGGCTGACCGAGGGGTAGACAACACATTTGCGGATGAGCTTGTTGACCTCAGCACAGCGCTGGAGCACCGGGAATACATTCGATTCCTCGAAGACCTTAAACTCTTTGTCAAATGCCAGTAG